The Quercus robur chromosome 3, dhQueRobu3.1, whole genome shotgun sequence DNA segment GTGGGTTGTTTGGGTCCGAAGATGGTGGAGAACATTTGGTTGTGTCAGGTGCTAGGAGTTCTATTTCTGCAGCCAGAAGTTCCGGTGTCAATGGGGGTTTACTTTTAGATTCTGGGAGAAGAAGTGGATTCAGTGAAGCAGAGCCAAGAAAAAGTGGCTTTGATAGTGACAAAAAAGAGAGTCAATTGGAGACTGAAAGGGGCACTGATCATCTGAAGGGTGTGAAGAAAGGTGGTCTTTTGGAGCTTGATGCTGGTTCAAATGGAGCTAATAGACGGGTTTTCTCACTCAAAGAGAGTGATTTCAATGGTATGGATGAATCGGGCTTTATTGATTTGAAGCTTGATTACTCTTCAGAATCATCAAAGCCAGAGTTTTCTGCTGTGAAAATGGGTGTTGTAGCAGATCCAGAAGCAGCTGTTGGTAGCATGAGAGGTAGTGATTTTGGGGCACATGAATGTGGAGTTCCTTTTGGGAATATTATGGAGGATGGGAGTTTCTGTAATGGGGGTTCATGTAGAATCACAGTGAGTGAGAGAGGGATCAGTAGGGGCAGGAAAAGCTTGAAGGGTTGGCGATGGATTTTCAGACATAATCCAAGCTGGGGAAGTGCAAGGAAGAAGGATGAAGATCTTATGTTTAAAACGTAGTTATATGATGAATACATATAGACAGAAAGTATAATTTTGTGCAGAGCAGAGCAAATCTCAACTTATtaatcggttttttttttttttttttttttggtgtcttCTTGTCTTTTCCTGttgtagtttattttatttatcaagtAAATGCTAAAGACAAGTAGATCAAACTGATTCTAATTCTgattaaatttcttatttctaTAATAGAGTTAAATCTGTTCTTGCTGCTATCCCCATATATACAGCACCATCACTTTATCTTTCAAAGTCAGTCGGCTCCAAGATTGATCGTACCCTTAAAAAGTTTTGATGTTGTAAAACCATGGTGTTTATGGGTCGGGAATTTTTTGACCGAACTCTTCCTGgtgggttaaattttttttgactcaACTCAATTCAACTTATCACATAAGTTTAATCCACCTCAACCCAACTCACATGGATTGGATTGAACTCCTGGattggacaaattttttttaattattattattaaattgagcaaaaaatatatattacatttgtcGCCTGAgttgaaaatcaaaatattcaTTAATATATGAAGTAATATTTCAACTCagttatatattaatatatgaaaTAATACACATTaatattggcttttatataaAATAGGAGGAAGagttggttatttaaaaaaaaattattaattatataatatattttaaatatatattaaatatattggTGGATCGGGTCGGATTTGAcgggtttgaaattttatggcccaaacccaacccgacttgctattaaaaaattttttgtaacccaacccacgAAGCCctaaaaaccaacccaacctagggggttgggttaggttggaTCAGGTCGATTTTGATGGGTTGACAGATTGGTTGCACGCCCTAGTAAAACCTAACAATTCACATTCCTTTTCCCCTAAAACAAGATTTGCAAACGTACAAATTTGGGGATTTAGGTGTTAGAACTTGGAAGAATGGAGGATTCTAAATTAGCCACTTAGCTAAGTTGGGCTGGTCTCTAACTCAGGCCTTGACAGTTTAGGTCAATATGATATATCCTAAAGACTACATACTTAAAAGGAAAGACAAATTCTTAATGCCCCTGAATTCAAGCAGTCTTCTTGACTTTagaaatatatttctaaatcaaatattttagtGAGGAAAGGTGCTTGCTATAAAATTAACTCTGGTTCTAACACAACACCAACATTTGGAATGATACTTGAAACCTTTCCAAACCAAAttattcttatttaattttacaaTTCATCCCTCATGATACTAGaggggggtgtttggtttgcttgatGTATGACATTGCAATGctaaatttttgta contains these protein-coding regions:
- the LOC126717940 gene encoding uncharacterized protein LOC126717940; its protein translation is MKERGKAVEAAFNNDMEYYSSSSDLPCKKHPSSSSVGICAYCLKDRLIKLVCSDCGEQRLSSCSCSEISSNRNSCTVEVGSVGRVSFLIENERSDLVSQSHSKAKEKAHEDVVMLKRSSSSCVEIKRSKFWRIGRLFRKKREKGCERSSVGGGCDDQKSDLWLVDYMGVSRSRSLCSFRGTSGLFGSEDGGEHLVVSGARSSISAARSSGVNGGLLLDSGRRSGFSEAEPRKSGFDSDKKESQLETERGTDHLKGVKKGGLLELDAGSNGANRRVFSLKESDFNGMDESGFIDLKLDYSSESSKPEFSAVKMGVVADPEAAVGSMRGSDFGAHECGVPFGNIMEDGSFCNGGSCRITVSERGISRGRKSLKGWRWIFRHNPSWGSARKKDEDLMFKT